Below is a genomic region from Prochlorococcus marinus str. MIT 0918.
GCCGCGGCCGTCCCTTCATCTAAAAGTGAAGCATTAGCAATAGGGAGACCTGTTAATTCGGTAATAAGAGTCTGAAAATTAAAAAGAGCTTCCAATCTTCCCTGAGAAATCTCTGCTTGATAAGGGGTATATGAGGTATACCAAGCAGGATTTTCAAAGACATGGCGTTGTATCAATGCAGGAGTCGACGTACCGTAATATCCCAGGCCTATCAAAGAACGTTTAATCTCGTTTTTATTAGCTATATCACTTAACTCATCCAAAGCCTCTATCTCATTACATGGCTTAGGCAAGCTTTTAAGTGGATCTTCAGTATCTAGAATTTCTTGAGGAACAACGGAAGCAATAAAATCATCTAAATCATAATGATTGAGAGACTGCAAAATCTCTTGTTGGGCCTCATCACTCAAGCCAAGATGACGATCAGCAAATTGTCCTGAAAGATTTGTACTCACAATGAATTTTTTGGCTTAAAAAGAAAATAAAATGATCACAGAAATGTTGGAAAAGCTAAAAGTACTTTGAAAGAAAAGTCAAACAAGCTTCCTATTCAGAAGTCACTTTTTCTGAATAAACTTCAGAACTCATGAGCTGATCCAATTGGGTTAAATCTGATGGCTTAATTAGCAAAAGCCATCCCTTCCCATGAGGATCATTCTGTAATTCCTCAGGGCTTTCTAGGACAGAATTGTTAATTTCTAGGACTTCCCCTGTCAAAGGTGAATTCATATCTTCTACAGCCTTAACTGACTCAACAGATCCAAAACTCACTCCCTGAGAAACAGAAGAACCAACATCAGGAAGGTCGACAAAAACTATGTCACCAAGCTGATCAACTGCAAACGCACTAATGCCAACTCGTACAAAATCACCTTCACTAACAGCATATTCATGACTATCAGCAAACCGAAAGTTTTCAGGAAAATCAAAGGCCATGAAAAATTTGCACAGGTCTAGATAAAAGATGAGTTAAATCTTTGGCAAATCTACAATTTGTTCTTGAACTAAAGCAATTACTGCTTGAATTATTGCAATTTTTACATGGGCTCTATGCGTACCACCTTGTACAAAAAGATTATAAGGAGGCAATAAGGGGGCATCTGCAGAAAACTCACTGGTGCTTCCATCAATAAAAGTCCCTCCAGCCATAATTAAATCATTTTCATAGCCTGGCGTTGAAGCAGGGATAGGATTCAAATAAGAACTAACTGGTGAAGCAAGTTGAAAAGATTTACAAACTAATTTTAAGGCTTTAGCATTTCCCAAACATATAGTTTGAATTAAATCACCACGAAATTTTCCTGGCAAGGGTTGAACCTCAAAACCAAGTTTCTGAAAAACACCAGCAATTATATCTGAACCTATTAAAGCCTCTGCAACCATTTGTGGAGAAAGGAATAACCCTTGTAAAACCAGTCTATTTAAATCAAACCCTGTTCCACCTTTACTACCTATGCCTGGGGCTGTTAATCGGCAACAAGCTTTTTCCACCAAATGATCTTGACCTGCTATATATCCACCTGAAGGAACAATAGTACCACCAGGGTTCTTTATTAATGAGCCTGCAATTATATCTGCTCCTACTTCACTAGGCTCCTTTTCTTCAACAAATTCTCCATAACAATTATCTACAAAACATATGCAATTAGGTTGCTTAAAATGAATCAATTTACATATCTCTTCAATATTTTTAATAGATAATGATGGTCTCCAAGAATAGCCAGAACTTCTTTGAATAAAAATCATCTTTCTAGAAGATTGCAGTGCAAGCTCCAAAGATTTAAAATCAATATTTTCACCATTAAATATAGATATTTCATCATACTTAATTCCAAAATCTATTAATGAGCCATGATTCTTTCCTCTAATGCCAATTACCTCTTCAAGAGTGTCATATGGTTTACCTGTAATTGATAATAAATTATCCCCTGGCCTTAAAACACCAAATAAAGCAGACGCAATTGCATGGGTACCACTAACAAACTGCATTCTTACAGCAGCCTTTTCCGCCCCAAATACACTTGCATAAACATTATCAATCAACTCTCTACCTAAATCTCCATGGCCATATCCACTTACCGAAGAAAAATGTTGAGGGCCTAAGCCTTGATCCGAAAAAGCCTTTAGAACCTTTTCTAATCTTATTTGCACCCCTTTAGTTCTTCTATCAATTATTTGTTTTAAACCATCTTCTACTGAAGAAACTAAATTGAAAACGCTTTTATGCAGAAAATCATTAGTTGGATTTATATTTTTCATTGATCTTTGAACTCAGTATCAAAGTTGTTCCAATTCTTCTATTAAAGAAACTCTAGATCTTAAACTTTCTAAAAACATATCTGCACTTGAAACGTTCGTAGACGAAATTCTTTGGTAAGTAGAGAACAAATCCAACAACTCTCCATCCAACTCTTCCGCTGAATAATCTCTTAATCCTGCCATAACAGCTTCAAACCTCTCTCTTCTATCAGCTTTCTTAACTGGATAAGCTGCCATAACTTGTTCACGACATTGTCGCCAAGGGTGGCTATTACATAATGAATCTGCTAAAGCTGCACTCAAAATTCCTGCTTCGTCTTCCTCAATAAACCAAT
It encodes:
- the gcvH gene encoding glycine cleavage system protein GcvH, which translates into the protein MAFDFPENFRFADSHEYAVSEGDFVRVGISAFAVDQLGDIVFVDLPDVGSSVSQGVSFGSVESVKAVEDMNSPLTGEVLEINNSVLESPEELQNDPHGKGWLLLIKPSDLTQLDQLMSSEVYSEKVTSE
- a CDS encoding aminotransferase class I/II-fold pyridoxal phosphate-dependent enzyme produces the protein MKNINPTNDFLHKSVFNLVSSVEDGLKQIIDRRTKGVQIRLEKVLKAFSDQGLGPQHFSSVSGYGHGDLGRELIDNVYASVFGAEKAAVRMQFVSGTHAIASALFGVLRPGDNLLSITGKPYDTLEEVIGIRGKNHGSLIDFGIKYDEISIFNGENIDFKSLELALQSSRKMIFIQRSSGYSWRPSLSIKNIEEICKLIHFKQPNCICFVDNCYGEFVEEKEPSEVGADIIAGSLIKNPGGTIVPSGGYIAGQDHLVEKACCRLTAPGIGSKGGTGFDLNRLVLQGLFLSPQMVAEALIGSDIIAGVFQKLGFEVQPLPGKFRGDLIQTICLGNAKALKLVCKSFQLASPVSSYLNPIPASTPGYENDLIMAGGTFIDGSTSEFSADAPLLPPYNLFVQGGTHRAHVKIAIIQAVIALVQEQIVDLPKI